The Sparus aurata chromosome 14, fSpaAur1.1, whole genome shotgun sequence region aaaacttacTATAGcgagaaaaatatttttgataaaGTCACCATTCTGTCCAACTACGCACATGTGTGAGCAGTAGTTGACTGTATAGAGCAGTGAACATCCTGTTAAATGAGGTTCTTTTAAAAAGAAGTACTGATCAGAGTAAAGTGTGAGGTTGATAACTGGAGCCTGACCGATATATCAGTTGGCTGACATTATCAGCTGACACTGGCCTTTCATAGATATCAGTATcaacaaatatgttttctgATATGCTCTGACTGTGATAGATTATTATAATACAGAATATATTGCTTGGAGTAATAAATAAGGATTGACAATAAGATGTATTGTTCAAAAAgtcatcagtgcactgaaacggTGTACTTCACTGGGGATTTAAACGGTAAAATATCTTGCCACTGTTGCATATCCTTGTCACgcgtttgataaccacattctAGAGATCATTGCTAAAAATATGCACTGAATGTTATATCGATATCCATAATATCGGTCTATCGGTCTCTGCATCAGCCCCCAAAATGGAGTATCCATCTTGCTCTTGTCATAAAGTGCAGAGGGAGATTTGGTGAAGTAACAAGTGTCTCTCCTGCTGTTCTCTTCCAGACGACCGGCCTGGTCGGCCTGGCAGTGTCCAACAATCCACATGAGGTGAGCAGCAGACAGTACAGACACCACACATGGGTCCAGTGTGCACCAGTCATACTGCTGCACCCTGGCCAGAGAGAAACCTCCATCACATGGTGTGAATGCATGCAGTTATTGACTCCACACAAAATAAACCAAACTTTAATCACACCTCATCGACACACTCCAGTCGACACTGACACATTCTCCAGAAGAGTTTGTTGCCTTAACTAATTTGCTCTGGTCTTCCTCAGCGTCTGAGGATTCTGTACTCAAAGATTCTGGCATCAGTGCAGACGATGCCACAGGACGCAGCCTACAGGAAGTACACGGAGCAGCTGGTCAACGAGAGGTTCAACCACGTCAAAGTGGTGAGTGAGGGGGTTGAAAATTCATACTCCTGCTTGATAATGTCTCTGTTTGCCTACAGGTCACTTCATTCAGTCAATTCTTTTGAGGGAATGAGTCCCTATTTCCAGTCATGTGACTGGTCAGTAGTAGGACTGTTGGCAGGTTTTGATCCAATCCTCTGAAGTTGCTTAGCAGAGTGTAGGTTACCAAGGTGATCCGGCTTTACAATGGCTGAACACCTGAGTTCAGCCCATATAGCTGACTAACCTTTTGGTCTCCACAGGAGCCTGATgtcgagaagctggagaagaagATAAACTGTGGGCAGATTGAAGAAGTCATTTTCCAGGTGGGTGACTGATGATGCATTTCACTTCAGTCTCCTCGCACACTGTCACTTACTGAAGACGTATTATTTTCAATAGGTAGAATCTGTGCCATGTGAAAGAAGTGAGCCAGCATGATGTTTTGATGGAGTTTATTCAGGTTCCTGGAGGATCTTCACACACCTCCGTCTCTGAAAAGCAGACTTTACAGTTCTTGGCTCCCATGTGTCTCCACCAGTTCACCTGGTTTCACTTTCATACATCACAGATCAGTATCCATTTCAGTTTGCAACAAACACTTCAAGGAGGATTTGAGGAGGCTGCTTCACGACAGGACTCTGGTCGTGGTCTTGTTAATCAGTGTCAGTTTGCGACTGTGCTATTTAGTCAGTGACTGTGTGTTCCCAGCTGTGGTGACTGAAGACATGGCAATGTCACAGATATACCAGTACTGCTGAACTGTGTAGACTTCATGTTGATGACACTCTTCATTCTTACAACAATCATCTTTATCTCCTGAATTGAATATATCACATCATTCTGAAACTTCAGCTAAACATTTAGCTTGTTTATGCTGTTCATCTCTCACACTGGACGTGCTGGAAGATAAAGCCCTATATCTGTAGTTTGACACTTTAGAGAACTACAACCAGCAGCTAACCTGATTATAGATCTTAtttgtttaaaacaacaaatgaaataaGATTTGTGTACATCACCAGCCTAGCTGTTTccagcctttatgctaagctaatcacCCTCTGGCTCGCTCTATACTTGAAGAACAGAAATGAGTGTCAGAAATATTTTGAGTATTTCCCGACATGTAAAGCATGATATGAGGACTCAACTGTCTGTTATTCATGGGATAATGTAAGTGTTACTGAAcgctgtgtgtcctgtgtgtagGCGGAGTGTGAGCTGGCTCTGTCCAGGAAGATGTCAGAGTGGAAACCATGGGAGCCGCTGGTAGAGGAGCCTCCTGCCAACCAGTGGAAATGGCCCATCTGAATACACCTATGTAAACTGCTCATGTTataccgtgtgtgtttgtgtttcaaaaCCCCAGCTTCTAATCAAgtaatgtataaataaaagtcCAAGATATTTCCCCATTTATTCTCAGTCATTGTTGAACTGTTGTACACCATAACACGAGTCAGTGTCTGGAGAAGCTCAATCCAAATCACTGGGCTAAAAAACCAAACATACCTTCCTTTACATAATTGAGATGAGAGGCTGTGGTCTTTAGATACTTCTGGGACTACACTTAATGACAGTTCTTATTGTAAGTTTCTCAAGTTAAATTCTTGTAAAGTGACAAAACCACAGTTCTGTTCAGTGAAGAGTGCCACAGTTGGTGTCATTGGAAGGCAAAAGAACTTAAACATCATGCTGTCCTCCACAACACAGTCCCTTGATTCCTTCAGAACTGTAAAACTTTGACGATCAGTTTTAAGTTTTAGCTGTACTGCTGCTGTGGTCATACATATTAaaaggagcattctgtagtGTGCACAGCGCTAAACCTGATCCAACGCACATCCTTGTGTTTCCACCTACGTCAGACAAAAGCTTCTGACTCTGCTCGATACCATTAGTCCTCTTCAGGCTCTGACCTCCTGTGTGCTGCTGGTGGCTCTCTGTAACAGCTGTAGCATGATGGGATAGATGGGAGCAAACTCCTTCCCCTGTCGAGCCCTCACCGACTGCACGTAGGCCTCCAGAGCACCCCTTAGAGGATGTAGAGGACACAGCTCAGTTACACCACATGATTAAAGCATATGAACAGCTAAGAAGTATTTATAATGTACAAGTCAGACATGCCTCAGTGCTAACTTGAGAGTAGACAGAGGAAAATGTCGTGCTGATGATGGCGTGTGCTGTCTGTGTTGAAGTATTTTAATGACGATGATGGTTGATATGAAGCTACTTCTAACTTCTTTATAGCTCCTATATGATCCTTTTAAAAACAGTGCTCTTTCAACTCAAAATCTTAATCTAAAAGTAATTTATGAATATTGCTGTTAAGGGTGTATTTGATAAGAAACAGAGGAATTCAAGAGCTGCTGCAAAGTCAATGGGCAGCAGACTGTCACCTCTTCAGATATGAAGTGGGATGATGAGACAGGATGGGCCTGGGCTAGCTGCTTAGCATGTTACGTTCAGCAGACGTCCCTTAGCACAGTACACATGTCTTTGACAGAACTTTAACTCTGTTGTTTATTCACACTCTGTTCACAATGGctcatttttttaatactttaaactaaaattctgtcCAGCTCTTACagactgcccctttaaaaataaaatcagaagacagaACAACATACTGCAGTTTTACTAATTCTGGTAGACGGTATAATTGAAGTACTAAAGTACTAAGTACAAAACTAAAAATAGcaaatacagaaaacatttttacatttggaTGGAAGCAGCTGGTCCACGTGAAGCTACTTTATATACTGTTGTTAACAATGCATCATGTTGTAAAAGCCAACAGTGCTCTTTGAAtgtacacttaaaaaaaaaaatgtagtggaATTGAAAGTATTAGATCTCCTGCTTGCAGTAAAGGTAGAAAAGTTAGAAAATCTAAATTCACTTTCAACAGTATTTCCTCACAGCAATGATCCAACTGTGtcaaaataaagttaattttTGTTCACTGGTCAACTTTCAAAATACAGCCAGCTTTAGGTGTCTTGCAGCTCCATTTACAAAGGTTACATTAGGTGAAGGCAGCTGAACCCATCCAACAaccacacgtgtgtgtgtgtgtgtgtgtgtcagctgtgaGGTACCAGCACTCTGACCTATAAAAGGAGAAAGCCAATGGAACAAAGGTTACCTGAGGAGAGTGAGCCTGTCTCTCTCAGAGGGATGATCATCAAGCCACTGGGAGTAGCGGGCGATGGAccactctgctctctgtgggGGGACAAACACTCTTTAGATGCTGTAGTGATATACAGTAATTTAGGGATTCATTTCTCAGTGTGTGTACACGCCTGGTGGGGTGACTTGAGCTCAGATGGGGCTCTGGTGAGGAGGAAGTGCAGCAGGGTGCTGTAGGGGATCAGGTCACCCACAGCTGGACTGCTGGCTATCAGCTCACTGGTCTGAAACAGCAAAGGCCTGGAGCACAGAACATACAGTCATATAACAAtacagtaatatactgtatTCTGGACACAGCCAGGCTGACATGACCATGTAGAAATGATATTTAACTTCTGAACACTTTCCACACCATCAGTGTTTGATTGGTTTCCTTCCCTTTAGGCAGACGGTTATTAAAATCAACTACCAGAAGCATTTAAGTTCATTCATGTGTCGTCCTTTAACACAGGAGTGTACAACCAAATGTATGCTGTGGTTCCTTTATGATACTCCAGAAACAATACTTTGGAAACATTTTCGATGAAGCCCATGTCTAGAATGCATTCAAGTACAGTATTATATTGTGTCTAAAGCACTGTATAATCAGTTACTTGCTTTATAACTGTAACTTAAAACTGTAAACTGAAACAATATTAGTTGGTTAAACTGCTTCCTACTGAAACACAGTCTTATTCAACTTATTCAAACTGCACTCTGTTGATTTGGATGATCACAGGATACAAGACACTGCTGGCAGAAAGACACACCGCTGTAGAGCATTTCAACAAAACTAGACAGATACCTCCAAACATGAACCGACTGCCATTATAGGGGTGAGCTGTGTTATATGACTGCAGCCAAACACACTTTGACACCACGTTGAAGGCTACTGCACTGAcgttcaaaataaaagatagaTGAAGTCTATGAAGTCTGTACCTGACTGCAACAATACAATAATAATTCATTATCCTAATAATAAATATCAGCCTTCAGTTTCAGCGCTCTAACCACTGttaacattaacattcacaCTGGAGGTGGGAGTCGGAACAGATCACGATATTATTAGACTTCGTATTAAACTTACAATCACCACACACACTGCGTGATAAATGAAgtaagacaggaagtgaactcGCGGAGACGCTCAGATACGACAGTGAACCAAGAAGCGCCAAACTCCTGTCTTTATAATGTGAATGTGCTTCCATTTGAGTGAAGTGACCCTTTAATCCCACTAGACCAGGTTTCCAATAAccactcctccttctcctctttacAACAGAATCAAAGAGTACAAATGAGCATGAATATTGATCTTCATCATACATGAGTATACACACCTGAAGGAGCGCAGCATTCTGTAAGGTTTCCCCAAATCTGACACTCTCCTGCACAGAGGAGCTACCGCCATCTccatctgtcacacacacacacacacacacacacacacatattacatTACACAAACAGAAATTCATTTCAGTCTGCTCAGTGACCTCTGCATCTGCCTCATCATGGACACCAGAGAAGGATTTACATTCAGCCTGGAGCAGTCTCAGCTCAGCTCACCTGTGCAAAGTCAGCAGCCAGCCTCATCTTGCCGCCCTCCCCCAGCGGACGCAGCAGGCTGGTGTGGCGGACGAACAGCTCGATGGCCCTCTGAGCAATGGACTCTGTGCTCTCATAGATGGAGTCCACACACTTGAAGTGTCGGAAGTAGTCACCCATCACTCTGGAGATGAAGCCCTGCAGCTCCTTCATGTACAGTGAGCAGGGAACATCTGGCTTATCAGGGCTGGACAGaggcctgacacacacacacacacacacacacacacacacacagatgacatcAAAGTCCAAACattacacataaacaaagtcATGTGATTTCCCCCAAGTTATGGCATTGACAAAAGACGATACGGTTGTTGACTCAGGATAGACCAATCACTGGGCCGATATTCATCATTCTTCAGATTATTGGTATAAGTGATCTTCTTTCAGATCACAGATAAATACaccaatttaaaatgtgtttctttggaTCTGACGGAGCCTCCTCTCCTACAATATCCAGCCCCACAATATTATCTGATTAGTAACGCATCACAATCATCATAAAGTACGCGGAGGACACAGTTCTCCTGTCCCTGCTCTCAGGCCCCTCACATCACCACAGCTCAGAGCTGCATGAGTTTGTGGAGTGGTGTGATAAGACCAAAAGAGATGGTGGTGACCTTTTCCAGCAAGCAGAGGGAGCTGGCTGTAGCTGCTGTCAGCACAATCCACGGGAGGAATGTAGAGCTTGTGGAGAACCGCAAATACCTGGGCACTATTTTTGATGGCATGTTCAAATTTGCCTCCAACACTGAGGAGATGCTCAGGAGATGCCATCAGCGGCAGTATCTCCTGAGGAAGCTTTTGGGGTAAATAAACCCACACCATACCTCAGTGCTACTCGCACCTCATGTAAATACtttaaatttcttattttagtttatttggTCTCTCTTATTCTATAACGTGCTGActtatttgtgtctgtgtacaactACTCAATGTGCCTTTACCTTCCCCCCagggacaaataaagtttttttgaattgaactgaattagaatttaataaaaaaataataaaataaattagtGGAAAAGAAGTATAAACTagcagagaaattaaatactcaagtaaagtgcCTGAAAATTGTACTGGAATCTTAAAGTTTTTAGAGAGTTCTTACAGGTCCTCCGTCATTCTGTGGCGATAGTAAATAtataagaaggaaaaaaaaaataaaataaatttttatatatatatatatatatatatacgcaagatgaaacaaaaagaaaaacaattatttaggTTGTATAAACAGAcataatgtgtaaaataaaaatacaaaaataagtaaagagtaaaaaattgaataaacaacaaagagtaaaactaaaaaaaagaaaaaaaaccaaaaaaaacccaatatcAATCatttgtgccaaaaaaaaaaaaagtaatgactTATTCTTCAGTGTAAGAGCTGCAGGgacaaagctgtttttgtgtctttttgttttgcacttttaaaCCTGCGCCCAGAGGGGAGAAACTGAAAGTCATTGTGCAATGGGTGGGAACTGTCCTTTAAAACTGAATCACATATGcgttgtagttgttttgtgtacaGGGCCTCCACGTTGAGCTGTGGCTCACCAATCAGCCTGCTGGACCACCTTACTATCTGGTTatgtgagtttttgtttttcaaagagaggtTCCcaaaccaggctgctagtgtgaATACTAAAACCGACTCAATAAAAGCACGGTAAAAGAGGGTCATGATGGATTTATCGATATGAAAGCGACTCAGTTTCCTCAAACAGAACAGACGCTGATGCCCTTTATACACACAGCTTCACAGTTCATTTCAAATGTGAGATTAGAGTCAGTAATCGTCCCCAGATATTTATAAGATTGCACACATTGAACAGTTTGACCTTTGATCGATGTGACTTCTTGTGTCTGGATTTTTTCCCTGAAATCAATGAGCATGTCCTTTGTCTTGACTACATTTAGTTGAAGGTGGGACGCCTCGCACCATTCAACAATGGTACGTGTTGTACCTCCAAagatttgttaaaaatgtcatgGAAAGGAGGACTCAATTGCTTTGCGCGGGTTTTGAGTGTGCGCCCACAGATGTTGTCTGGACCATGGCTCTTGTTTACTCTTATGGAGAGGAAGGCTTTATGCACTTCTTTTTGTCCTATATTAAAGTGTTGAACATCTATGAGCTGGTTACTCAAATTGTAGATGTCATTGCTAAAATCAAAGGTATGGAAACGATTAAATAATTGGTTTAGAGCACTGGCCAGCTCTGTATCTGAGCTGAAGCTTTCCAGGGTGACTGGACTGCTGTCCCAGGCTGATCCAAGGTTGTTTGTTGCCATCTTGGTCTCCAGTTTATTTTTATAGTCTCGTTTTGCTTTAAGGATTTCTATTTTTACATCCTTTTTTGATATTTGTAGTTCAGTGATGTCACCCTGTTTAACGCGTGACTTTTTCTTCTGTAAGCTATCCTTAACGGTTTCGTTTATCCACGGTTTGTTGTTAGGATAGATTTTTACCCTTTTGCATGGAACAATCATGTCTCTACAGAAAGCAATATATGAGCATGTCACATCAGTGAGCTCATTTAAGTCATCACCACAGGACTGCTTAAACATTTCCCAGTCCGTGCAGTCAAAGCAGTCTTGTAAGCAGAGAACAGATTCATCAGTCCAGTCTTTCATTTCTCTAGTTTgtgctttctgtctttttaagaCAGTTTGGTACGTAGGCAGCAAATGCACACAGCTATGGTCCGCAGAACCCAGCGGTGGTAATGGCAGTGATTTGTAAGCATCCTTTATAGATCCATAGCAGAGGTCCAGGATTTTGTCCCGTCTGGTCGGACAGGAGACATACTGGTAGAagtttgtcagtgttttcttaAGACTTACATGATTAAAATCACCCACTATGAAGTGGGGCGCCTCGGGTGAGAGCGACTGCATTTTCTGCACGGCATCGAAGATGGTATTAGACGCCGACGCAGCATTCGCCCTTGGGTGAATGTATACTGTAGTTATAAAAAGTGGTGGAAACTCACGGGGCAGGTAGAAAGGTCGTAGTGATACCGATAAAAGTTCGACATCTGGTGTGCTGATACGTTCTCTTACAGTCACAGAGGTGCAGTAACATCTGTTGACATATAGACATGCTCCGCCGCCTTGAGATTTCCGTGTTACCTCTGCCTGTCGGTCGAGTCGATAAGGCGCACCAAATCCATCAATTGACAAGTCGGTGTCCTGATTATTCTCCGTCAGCCAGGTCTCCGTGAAAGCCAGGACACAACAGTCCCTGAAGTCCTTCAGAAAGGCGACGTTCCCCTGGAGCTCATCCACTTTGTTCCTCAGGGACTGGACGTTCCCGAGGATCAAGGGGGGTAAGGGAATACGAGAAAGCCGCTGTTTTTGGAAGCGTTGCCCGACGCCTCCCCGCTCGCCTCGCTTCCTCTTCGTCACCCTTGTATTTTTCCCTGagtcttttaaaataaagtctGGCAGTTGTGGTGTGATGTCTGTCACGCACGTTATTCCACAGTTCAACTGCAGCAGCGTAGTTCTGGTGTACTGTAGCCTTCCATAGCTGACAGCTCCGTTAACAGGGTCGGAGGTAATTAAACCATAAAAGAGCATCCACAGGGCGATAAAGGTTGTAATGTCCATTGTGGATAAACGCATACATAAAAAATCGCTATAAGACGATTAAATAAAAGAAGTGGACCCGTATGAACAAGaataaacaggaaacacaaacacagggacTCCAAACATTTCACGCCAAACTTCCACTCACTCTCACTCCAACTCTCACTGCAGGTCGCTTGCGTGCGCATGCGCCCAGGATCACGGATTTATCATAATCAGCATCAGCCCTGACAAAGTGCGATACTGATTATGGTGTTAACTGTCGTCGCATAAGTAACAAGAAACATCAGTTGAGGAGCTGGAGTAGGTTGGAGCTCATTGAGAAACAGTGTCTCCATTACTAAGTTAACAATTCATTCCCTAGTTCGTGAAATGGTTCCTGAGTCCCAGGAAAAGGTCCTGCGATGGAAACAGGCTGAATGCAGCTTACCCTGAGAAGTCTTCTTGGtgtagtgtgatgatgatggcCTCTATGGAGTCACTCACTGACTGCAGGAGAGGCAGCACTGCACTGCTCATCAGGGCCTGCACCCCCTTAAATGAAACAAGAAGGGAA contains the following coding sequences:
- the ndufa5 gene encoding NADH dehydrogenase [ubiquinone] 1 alpha subcomplex subunit 5, which gives rise to MAGLLKKTTGLVGLAVSNNPHERLRILYSKILASVQTMPQDAAYRKYTEQLVNERFNHVKVEPDVEKLEKKINCGQIEEVIFQAECELALSRKMSEWKPWEPLVEEPPANQWKWPI